One genomic segment of Chloroflexota bacterium includes these proteins:
- a CDS encoding ferrous iron transport protein A — MNNECLPLSDLATGHIGVVVQLTGGRGFVCRLAALGFTPGVQVTMVQNLGHGPVIVMVRDTRVALGRGEANKVLVRPQGDSKDGATG; from the coding sequence ATAAACAATGAGTGCTTACCGTTAAGCGACTTAGCCACCGGGCACATAGGAGTAGTAGTACAATTGACCGGAGGGCGGGGATTCGTTTGTCGTCTGGCTGCTCTGGGCTTCACCCCTGGAGTCCAGGTAACCATGGTGCAGAACTTAGGCCACGGTCCCGTCATCGTAATGGTGCGAGACACCAGGGTGGCTCTGGGACGCGGTGAGGCGAATAAAGTCCTAGTAAGGCCGCAAGGAGACAGCAAGGATGGAGCAACAGGTTGA
- a CDS encoding metal-dependent transcriptional regulator: MSIVSESIQEYLEAIYKLTGEMEQPVALSTLAQQLQISPVSVNEMVRKLVEQGLALYVPYKGVSLTTEGRAQALRVIRRHRLWERFLTDVLGLPWHQVHAEACRLEHATSPLLEERIAQYLDQPRTCPHGNPIPTVAGEMTTEAGRPLAELEPGQEGVVLYVADEDPELLHYLDSLGLRPQAAVLVEAVAPFRGPLTVQIGRAHHVLGREAASLVMVRLL, translated from the coding sequence ATGTCTATAGTCTCGGAGAGCATCCAAGAGTATCTGGAGGCCATCTACAAACTAACAGGTGAGATGGAACAGCCCGTCGCACTTTCTACCCTTGCCCAGCAGTTACAAATTTCCCCCGTCTCAGTCAATGAGATGGTCAGGAAACTGGTCGAGCAAGGGCTGGCCCTTTACGTGCCTTACAAGGGTGTGTCGTTGACTACCGAGGGGCGGGCCCAGGCACTGCGGGTGATCCGCCGTCATCGCCTGTGGGAACGATTCCTCACCGATGTGCTGGGGCTACCTTGGCATCAGGTACACGCTGAGGCGTGCAGGCTGGAGCATGCCACCTCGCCCCTGCTGGAGGAGAGAATAGCCCAGTATTTAGACCAACCACGGACTTGTCCCCACGGCAACCCGATCCCCACCGTCGCGGGGGAAATGACCACGGAAGCGGGGCGACCACTGGCTGAATTAGAACCCGGGCAAGAGGGAGTCGTATTGTACGTGGCGGACGAGGATCCCGAGTTACTGCATTATTTGGATAGCCTCGGGCTTCGACCCCAGGCTGCGGTTTTGGTCGAGGCAGTGGCTCCTTTTCGGGGGCCCCTGACAGTGCAGATTGGCAGGGCCCATCATGTGCTGGGGCGTGAAGCAGCCTCATTGGTCATGGTGCGGCTCTTGTAG
- a CDS encoding acyl-CoA/acyl-ACP dehydrogenase — MLDAMLSPDQRALRDEVRAFVREDIPRQLILDMDAEQVRYPRQFLERAAARKLLGLRFPQQYGGRGLAWTDEMVALEEVGVLGAALACLYSLPSIVGEALHVFGTEAQKERYLRPTLEGRLTCAEALTEPRGGSDFFGSTTMARREGDHYILHGQKRFVVGAEGADYFLVYARTRPEGPGHESLSAFIVERGEGVDVEHVYGLMGTRGGGTGRIYFRGARVPAENLVGRENGGADVFWRMMIPERMTSAAGAIGLGRAALEIAARYSNRRKAFDQQIRRFQAVSFKVAEGVTLLDAARGLVYAAARSVDAGDEPGRIRRLVSEAKKFATEAAWQAVNHAMQIMGGIGYTNVYPIERMLRDARLMLIWTGTNEIMDLLIQHEYYRELLEKPTDTRDVEADANEAGATDEKVYE; from the coding sequence ATGCTGGACGCGATGTTATCACCCGATCAGCGGGCGCTACGCGACGAGGTCCGTGCCTTCGTGCGAGAGGATATTCCCCGCCAACTCATCTTGGATATGGATGCCGAGCAGGTGCGCTATCCACGCCAGTTCTTGGAGCGCGCCGCTGCTCGAAAATTGTTAGGGCTGCGCTTCCCGCAGCAGTACGGCGGTCGAGGGTTAGCCTGGACCGATGAGATGGTGGCTTTAGAGGAAGTGGGAGTGCTGGGTGCAGCACTGGCCTGCCTCTACTCGCTGCCCAGCATCGTTGGCGAAGCGTTGCACGTCTTCGGCACTGAGGCTCAAAAAGAGAGATATCTGCGCCCCACTCTGGAGGGCCGTCTGACCTGTGCAGAGGCCCTCACTGAACCGCGGGGCGGATCTGATTTCTTCGGCAGTACCACCATGGCCCGGCGAGAAGGCGATCATTACATCTTGCATGGCCAGAAACGGTTCGTGGTAGGGGCGGAGGGCGCCGATTACTTCCTGGTATATGCCCGCACTAGGCCCGAAGGGCCCGGACATGAGTCATTAAGCGCTTTCATTGTGGAGCGCGGTGAGGGTGTGGACGTGGAGCACGTCTACGGGCTAATGGGCACTCGGGGCGGGGGCACGGGGCGCATCTATTTCCGCGGGGCCCGCGTACCAGCCGAGAATCTGGTGGGGCGTGAGAATGGCGGAGCGGACGTCTTCTGGCGGATGATGATCCCCGAGCGTATGACCAGCGCGGCAGGGGCGATTGGCTTGGGTCGGGCGGCTTTAGAGATAGCAGCCCGCTACAGCAACCGACGCAAAGCCTTTGACCAACAAATCCGGCGTTTTCAGGCAGTGAGTTTTAAGGTGGCGGAAGGTGTAACTTTGCTGGACGCAGCGCGAGGACTGGTCTATGCCGCGGCCCGGTCAGTGGATGCAGGCGATGAACCTGGCCGGATACGGCGGCTGGTCTCGGAAGCCAAGAAGTTCGCCACCGAGGCCGCCTGGCAAGCGGTGAATCATGCCATGCAGATCATGGGCGGTATAGGCTACACAAATGTATACCCCATCGAGAGAATGCTACGGGACGCGCGATTGATGTTGATCTGGACAGGTACGAACGAGATCATGGATCTCTTGATCCAGCACGAGTATTACCGAGAACTATTGGAAAAGCCCACCGATACTCGTGATGTAGAGGCAGATGCTAACGAGGCAGGGGCAACAGATGAGAAAGTGTACGAATGA